GCtgccacttgggggcagtaaGATTTGTGTGAAGTAGCTGGGAAGACGCTTCCTCCTCTGTAATGTCTCAGTTTATCAAATGTCAGGGACATAAGTGACAGGCAGAGGACACGTTGGTTCGAGCTGTGGTTTAGAAATGATCAGGCTGCATGGTCAGAgtagtgtgtctgtgcagaatCAGGAACAACTAATGAGCTTAAGAGAGCACAGATAAAACAGTCCCAGCTTTTTATAGGTAATGTGATTACATGCTGGTAATGGCAACTAGTGGCTTCATAGTCTATCAATACAATCATATTTGGTATTTAACACCCAAGGATATAATAATATAGGTGCTTTCAGTAACAAAGGTAATAAAATGGTAGTGACAATAGAGTCTAACTATAGCTGTATCAGGTAGTCACACCCACTGCGTCCACGAAGCCATGTTTCGTTTTTACAGCCTAAGTGTTTTTCCAGCTCCACATACTAGTCAATACCGATATGATGTTTTACTGGAACATATCATCCTGATTGGCTGATCCGTTCGCTAAGCCCGCCCCGTCTGATTTGATTGGTCGAGACGTTCTCGCTCTGACGTACCGAGATCAACAAATACACGTGTTTGTCCAGATCCCGAATAGGGTGTGAGAACTGAAACTAGACTTGACACAGGTCTGTGTCGACATTTGGGAGATCATTTCAACCTTTAGACTTTGTGACAGAGACAGTAGGTTGTGTGGGAATCTATAGGGAAATAGAAAACAGAGAGGAAGTACCGGAGAGCAGTTGACAATAGCgacattcattttattgtcttgttttgtgaaCACTGCCAAGTGACAACAATGAAACCTCAAGATATTATGAAGGAAAAGAACAGCCTCTGGATATTTGGATATGGCTCCTTAGTGTGGAAACCAGACTTTGAttacaaaaggagaaaaatcGGCTGCATTAAAGGATACAAGAGGCGTTTCTGGCATGGGGATGATTTTTATCGTGGGAACAAGGAAAAGGTGAGATTTGTAGCTACACTTGTCTCCTAAACATTCATTTGTTATAATATTGTATTGTACTCTCCACATCTTCCAAATATTTTCTGATCATAGTGATCATAGTTTAATACTTTATATTACTTCAGTTTATTATAGTGAATTTTCACtgtgtgtcttttctctttACAGCCTGGCAGAGTGGTCACACTAGTGGAGGATCCAGAGGTAAATACATCCTTGTTTTGAAAATACCCACTTCATTTCCCTCATACTTTATTTACTTAATGCTTTTGCTGTTTAATGGAAACAAACTGAAGCAAACCTTATTTAACCCGGTCATTTTTCATTACCTACTACAGTTGTCAAACCTGTAGAGGCTGTTTGTAGATGATGTAGTCCTTGACCTACTTCTATTAGTGTAATGAGAGTAATGTAGGGTTACAAGCAGTGCtgtcattttttctcttttcctacTGTTTTCTCACTCACAGTCATACTTGTCTATGGGTGTTACCAAGCGAATTCTTTCATATTCGCTGCTTCGTGTGTACAACTGTCCAGTATAATTACCTTTCTCTAGCATTAACCTTCAGCGAAGTTATGCTGACTACATCACTTATTTTTCCACAGGCTCGCACATGGGGAGTGGCCTATGAAGTGACAGACTCCCAGATTGAAGAGTCTCTTCAGTACCTGAATATGAGAGAAAGTGTGCTGGGGGGTTACAGAACAAAGATGGTGGAGTTCATCCCTAAAGAGAAGGGTATGGGTCCATTGTGGGCCCTCGTCTACATCGCTACTTCTGACAACCCCATCTACCTTGGCCCGGCCTCGGACAAGGAGATTGCTGCCCAGATTGCCATCTGCAGTGGCAGCACGGGCCACAACATTGAGTATCTGGTCCGCCTGGCGGATTTCATGAGGCTCTACTGTCCTGGGGAGGAGGATGATCACCTCTTCTCCATCGAGGCAGAAGTTTTGAACTTCCTATTGGTAGCAATTAGATAATGAACTTTGAGAAATAAAACTATTATTACACCTGATGAAAGCAAAATGATGCTCTGCAACATGTGTTTAGAAGTattttgtggtggtggtggtgacatTTTTGGTGGCTAACTGGTTTTAGGTTGTGacacaaacttaaaaaaaatgtcaccattCTGCTTTTGACCTTCTGAGTTCTTCCTGAGGACAATATTCAAATATGCAGGTCATACGAGCAATGTATGCAAATCTTCAAGAGCGTGTGATGTGTTTGAAAGTTCAGGGAGTTCACACACTCTTTTTGAAACCTGTGATGATGATTTACGCCTTTGTTATAAAAGGTTTTCAAAAGCTATTGtacaaattttacattttaaaacaaacatttgaattaaaacactgaaatctgTATGAGGTAAATGGTTTTTGTAATTTTCCTTGGCTCTCACACGTGCCTGAAGAAGACagatatatttatgtttgtcaCCGAACGCTCAATCACATTCAGAACTCCCGCCCCTCATGCAGCTACAGCTGTAGAGTCAGACGTACAGGAAATACTGACTTTTCCTCAGGGGGGCTCTTAACTGCACAGGCCAAGAAGGTTTTAGACATCTTTTGTGCAATTAGCTGTATTATTTGTCTGCATTTACTTCAGAAACTATTTACTCTGGATGTTTCGTGGACATCAGAGCCGTACTGTGCATGTCACACTCAGCAggctataaaaatattttctttcatgaTGCCAGGTTCTTTAACCTCTTGCCAGACACAGTGGTGGGCCCATCTTTGAAAATTCCACTTATCCAGCCAAGCTTTCC
The nucleotide sequence above comes from Mastacembelus armatus chromosome 22, fMasArm1.2, whole genome shotgun sequence. Encoded proteins:
- the LOC113127780 gene encoding glutathione-specific gamma-glutamylcyclotransferase 1-like; this encodes MKPQDIMKEKNSLWIFGYGSLVWKPDFDYKRRKIGCIKGYKRRFWHGDDFYRGNKEKPGRVVTLVEDPEARTWGVAYEVTDSQIEESLQYLNMRESVLGGYRTKMVEFIPKEKGMGPLWALVYIATSDNPIYLGPASDKEIAAQIAICSGSTGHNIEYLVRLADFMRLYCPGEEDDHLFSIEAEVLNFLLVAIR